One genomic region from Jilunia laotingensis encodes:
- a CDS encoding thioredoxin family protein yields the protein MDEKKKAREGRNKEKLTQGDWVMAEFYATWCPHCQRMHPVVEEFKKMMEGTLEVVEVDVDQESALADFYTIESTPTFILLRKGEQLWRQSGELSLERLERAVKEFKNE from the coding sequence ATGGACGAAAAGAAGAAAGCTCGTGAAGGGAGAAACAAAGAGAAACTTACTCAAGGTGATTGGGTAATGGCTGAATTTTATGCAACATGGTGTCCCCATTGCCAACGTATGCATCCTGTTGTTGAAGAGTTTAAGAAGATGATGGAAGGAACACTTGAAGTGGTAGAAGTGGATGTGGATCAGGAAAGCGCTCTTGCTGATTTTTATACGATAGAAAGTACACCTACCTTTATATTATTAAGAAAAGGCGAACAATTGTGGAGACAATCCGGTGAATTGTCCCTGGAAAGACTAGAAAGGGCAGTAAAGGAATTTAAAAATGAATGA
- a CDS encoding adenylate kinase — protein MIILIAGDTHTGKTLLAQRLLEKYKYPYLSIDHLKMGLIRSGRTSLSPESPDSVLTDFLWPVVREIIKTCVENGQNLIVEGCYIPFGWEKDFADDYLRNIKYICLIFSEKYIRQHFADIAKNESVIEKRLSTDIVADDMIKSNVYNLEQCKLRSYNYVLIDDVYQINTDIK, from the coding sequence ATGATTATTTTGATTGCTGGTGACACGCATACGGGAAAAACCTTGCTTGCACAAAGACTGTTGGAGAAATACAAATATCCCTATCTGTCAATAGACCATCTGAAAATGGGGCTTATCAGGAGCGGACGGACAAGTCTGTCGCCAGAAAGCCCGGATTCAGTCCTGACAGATTTTCTGTGGCCTGTTGTACGGGAAATCATAAAGACCTGCGTTGAAAACGGACAGAACCTGATTGTGGAAGGATGCTATATACCGTTTGGCTGGGAAAAAGACTTTGCGGATGATTATCTGCGGAATATAAAATACATTTGTTTGATATTCAGTGAAAAATATATAAGACAGCACTTTGCGGACATTGCAAAAAACGAAAGTGTAATAGAGAAAAGGCTGTCTACAGACATTGTTGCCGATGACATGATTAAGTCCAACGTATATAATCTGGAACAATGCAAATTGAGAAGCTACAACTATGTTCTTATTGATGACGTATATCAAATAAATACGGATATAAAATAA
- a CDS encoding class I SAM-dependent methyltransferase, with the protein MNIKNYYGSLCTEMYEILHDKAPQDELDFYLSYAGKNKKILEIMCGSGRFLVPFLEHGYDIRGIDFSVEMLEKLKQKAPEADVEYADFAEYTTDEQFDYIFISSGSVSLFTDMILCQKILKKIKGMLTPAGQFVFAVDTIADKCQDNDDYEMSVSVKMKNGLDLVLKTKNYFDVQRQIQFSPGIYELYDGGRLLKSEYMDFQTHLYKFGEMEGYLREAGFAEISTYSSFEKETAINDCCEMFLFECKL; encoded by the coding sequence ATGAATATAAAGAATTACTATGGTAGCCTGTGTACAGAAATGTATGAAATCCTGCATGATAAAGCACCGCAAGACGAATTGGATTTTTACCTTTCATATGCAGGAAAAAATAAAAAAATCTTAGAAATAATGTGTGGAAGCGGTCGCTTCCTTGTCCCGTTTCTGGAACATGGATATGACATTCGTGGGATTGATTTTTCAGTTGAGATGCTTGAAAAGCTGAAACAAAAAGCTCCTGAAGCTGATGTGGAGTATGCTGATTTCGCAGAATATACGACCGATGAACAATTTGACTATATATTTATTTCTTCCGGGTCAGTATCATTATTTACAGATATGATTCTTTGCCAAAAGATCTTGAAGAAAATAAAAGGCATGTTAACCCCCGCAGGACAGTTTGTCTTTGCGGTAGATACTATTGCGGATAAATGTCAGGACAATGATGATTATGAAATGTCTGTCTCTGTAAAAATGAAAAATGGCCTTGATCTGGTCTTGAAGACTAAAAACTATTTTGATGTACAAAGACAGATACAGTTTTCACCGGGAATATATGAACTTTATGATGGGGGAAGACTGCTGAAAAGTGAATATATGGACTTCCAGACCCATCTTTATAAGTTCGGTGAAATGGAAGGTTATTTGAGAGAAGCCGGATTTGCGGAAATCAGTACCTATTCCTCTTTTGAAAAGGAAACAGCCATTAATGATTGTTGTGAAATGTTTTTGTTTGAATGTAAGTTATAA
- a CDS encoding GNAT family N-acetyltransferase, with amino-acid sequence MNTPTLETGRLILRKFTEYDLEALFLILKDEEVNRFLPWYPIKDLEETKKFYEERYASKYAQPQAYAYAICLKEDNYPIGYIKVDMEEHHDFGYGLRKEFWHKGIVSEAGKAVVEQVKNDGLPYITATHDRNNPRSGNVMRACGMKYCYTYQELWQPKNFLVEFRLYQLNFTKEDNWMYKEYWDKYPIHFIEKL; translated from the coding sequence ATGAACACCCCTACACTTGAAACAGGACGCTTGATTTTGAGGAAATTTACAGAATATGATTTAGAGGCGCTTTTCCTCATTCTCAAAGACGAAGAAGTCAACAGATTTTTGCCCTGGTATCCTATAAAGGACCTTGAAGAAACGAAAAAGTTTTATGAAGAACGATATGCTTCAAAATATGCACAGCCGCAGGCATATGCGTATGCAATCTGTTTGAAAGAGGATAACTATCCCATCGGCTATATCAAAGTCGATATGGAGGAACATCACGATTTTGGTTACGGATTACGTAAAGAATTTTGGCATAAAGGCATTGTTTCGGAGGCTGGCAAGGCTGTTGTCGAACAGGTAAAGAATGATGGATTGCCGTACATTACTGCCACACATGACAGGAACAACCCAAGAAGCGGTAACGTAATGCGGGCTTGCGGAATGAAATACTGTTACACATATCAGGAATTGTGGCAACCTAAAAACTTTTTAGTTGAATTTCGGTTGTATCAGCTGAATTTCACTAAAGAAGATAACTGGATGTATAAAGAATACTGGGATAAATATCCGATTCATTTTATTGAAAAGTTGTAG
- a CDS encoding copper resistance protein NlpE codes for MKKVIMLAALVAALASCQSKANKAAEAEADSLAIEALTPTVDETAVYEGVLPAADGPGIRYILTLNMQANPVDTVYTLDMTYLDADGKGKDKTFTSKGKPQMIQKTVKNQPKKAIKLNPSDGSEPVYFIIANDTTLTLTNDSLQEAVSNLNYDIIRVK; via the coding sequence ATGAAAAAAGTAATTATGTTGGCAGCACTTGTAGCTGCACTGGCATCTTGCCAATCAAAAGCAAACAAAGCCGCAGAAGCTGAAGCAGACAGCCTCGCTATTGAGGCATTAACACCCACTGTAGACGAAACAGCTGTTTATGAAGGTGTTCTCCCAGCTGCCGACGGCCCGGGCATACGTTACATCCTGACTCTGAACATGCAGGCGAATCCAGTGGATACTGTCTATACTTTGGACATGACTTATCTGGATGCAGACGGTAAAGGGAAAGATAAGACTTTTACTTCCAAAGGCAAGCCGCAGATGATTCAAAAGACCGTAAAGAACCAACCGAAAAAAGCTATTAAGTTGAATCCTAGTGACGGTAGTGAACCTGTATATTTCATCATAGCTAATGATACTACTTTGACCTTGACCAACGATAGTCTTCAGGAAGCTGTAAGCAATTTGAATTATGACATCATAAGAGTTAAATAA